CCCTTTGAGGTTTTCCAAACTCTCGATAATCAGCTCTGTATTTTCCAAATACAACTCTGAAATCTGATCATAGTCAACTGCTAGTAGTTTACGAGATTCTTCATTCATCCAACTACGGAAAGTTTTGCCAAAGGTAAACATTTCATGGAGTAGAAAGCGCAGTATCCGTAAGGAAACTAGGAAGTAATAAGTCACTCTAGAAGCGAAATTCCGATTGATACTCTGCTCCATGTTTTTTAGGTAACGTTGGTAAACTCGATAGCCACGTTCGCTGATTCTATTTTCTTCGTAGGCTTGCTCCAAACCATCACTCTCAATACTCAAGATAAGAAGCTTGAGGGACTCCCAGTCCTCTTGGACTCTCTTATTTTCCAGACTAAGGATGAGGTTTTCAATTCGACCATGATAATTATCAATAGCTGCATAAAGAGGAAGTTTGTTCTTGTGATGGTCTAGCTCTTTTTCTAATTCTGCAGCCACATCATTCAAAATCGCAATATGCATCAAATGGTCCTTGCTTTCCTCTTGTTCCTCAGATAAGTGAGGGAGGACCAGTAAACCCGTTAAAAAGCTCAACAGTGTAACACCTGCTACTAGGAAGAGCAACAGAGGATACTCCTGCTCCAAATGACTTGGTATGAGGAGAATAGTCGCGATAGATACTGTCCCTTTGACACCAGAGAAGGTCAAAAGAAGCATATCTTTCGTGTACTTATGAATTTTTTTCTTAAGTCGACGCGTCCTCACAAAGTAAAAACCAGCAATCATGACAAAGCGGATCGCAAAGAGTAAGAAGGTCAGAACGACAACTGAAAGCAGTAAAAGAAGGGGATTGTAGAGAGAATTAGACAAGATCGGCTCTGCTATCAACTCTAATTCCATTCCCAAGAGAACAAAGACTGATCCATTTAGCATAAAGGTCACGGTGTGCCAAACGGTCTCCGTCACGGTGTCTACCTGAGCCTCAAGGAGCGTAATTTTCTTAAAGCGACTGGCCTTCAAAATACCTGCAACCACTACTGCGATAATCCCTGAAACATGAAACTCTTCTGCGATGAAAAAGGTCATGAGCGGCAAACTTAGCTCTAGCAATAGTTCACTGGCTATATCTATCGCTCGTACACTCAGTAAAAAGCTATGCAAAAAACGATTGACCATAGCCGTCACAAAACCGACTACAAAACCACCAAGTATAGAAAGTGCTAGGGAAGTTCCAGCTTTGCTGAAAGAAAAAGTTCCTGTTGTCCAAGCAGCAAGAGCCATCTGAAAGGCAACTAAACCAGAAGCGTCATTTAAGAGTCCTTCCCCTTTTAGGATATTAGAAACACGTTTTGGAAAACGAAAACGTTCAGAAAGAGATGCGAAGGCAACCAAATCTGTTGGCCCAAGTGCCGCTCCAACTGCTAAACAGGCAGCCAAAGGAAGAGTCATCCAAAGGAAGTGAGCCATGCCCCCCAAGCTTAAGGTCGAGATAAAAATCACAGGA
The sequence above is a segment of the Streptococcus oralis ATCC 35037 genome. Coding sequences within it:
- a CDS encoding cation:proton antiporter, which gives rise to MELLIYLILFLFVLIISTTTNKLLPFLPLPLVQILLGIGIGLFVPDADFHLNTELFLAMVIGPLLFREAEEADITSILKHWRIVVFLIFPVIFISTLSLGGMAHFLWMTLPLAACLAVGAALGPTDLVAFASLSERFRFPKRVSNILKGEGLLNDASGLVAFQMALAAWTTGTFSFSKAGTSLALSILGGFVVGFVTAMVNRFLHSFLLSVRAIDIASELLLELSLPLMTFFIAEEFHVSGIIAVVVAGILKASRFKKITLLEAQVDTVTETVWHTVTFMLNGSVFVLLGMELELIAEPILSNSLYNPLLLLLSVVVLTFLLFAIRFVMIAGFYFVRTRRLKKKIHKYTKDMLLLTFSGVKGTVSIATILLIPSHLEQEYPLLLFLVAGVTLLSFLTGLLVLPHLSEEQEESKDHLMHIAILNDVAAELEKELDHHKNKLPLYAAIDNYHGRIENLILSLENKRVQEDWESLKLLILSIESDGLEQAYEENRISERGYRVYQRYLKNMEQSINRNFASRVTYYFLVSLRILRFLLHEMFTFGKTFRSWMNEESRKLLAVDYDQISELYLENTELIIESLENLKGVYKSSLISFMQESRLRETAIIGSGAFVERVINRIKPNNIDEMLRGYYLERKAIFEYEEAKLITAKYAKKLRQNVNNLENYSLKEAANTLPYDMLDLIRRT